A section of the Candidatus Aminicenantes bacterium genome encodes:
- the galE gene encoding UDP-glucose 4-epimerase GalE yields the protein MNRADRGSVLVAGGAGYIGSHVSKALAAAGYRPVVLDNLSTGNAAHVVDFPLIHADIADNGRVASLIREHEIRALLHFAAAIQVEESVRFPLKYYENNVCRTLQLLRTCSQNGVRTVVFSSTAAVYGNPEKLPISEEAPLRPINPYGRSKVMVEMVLKDMAAALPDFHYAALRYFNVAGADRGGRIGQCYPQATHLITLALRAALGLRPELAVFGTDYPTTDGTAVRDYIDIEDIAAVHVHALDALLERPGNLVMNCGYGHGFSVNEVVRTVKQVTGVDFPVRKAGRRQGDPPVLVADSSRARKELNWSPLHDNLEKIVRAAWAWEQKLHSGKAKK from the coding sequence ATGAACCGCGCTGATCGTGGAAGCGTGCTGGTGGCGGGAGGGGCCGGATATATCGGCAGCCATGTATCCAAGGCGCTGGCCGCGGCCGGATATCGTCCCGTGGTGCTTGACAACCTGAGTACCGGAAACGCCGCACATGTGGTGGATTTTCCGTTGATTCACGCGGATATCGCGGACAACGGCCGGGTCGCTTCTCTCATCAGAGAACACGAGATCCGCGCCCTTCTGCATTTTGCCGCCGCCATCCAGGTTGAGGAATCGGTCCGGTTCCCCTTGAAGTACTACGAAAACAATGTTTGTCGTACCCTGCAATTGCTCAGGACCTGTTCGCAAAACGGTGTGCGCACAGTGGTTTTTTCTTCCACCGCGGCGGTATACGGGAATCCGGAAAAGTTGCCTATTTCCGAAGAAGCCCCTTTACGCCCCATAAATCCGTATGGCCGTTCCAAAGTGATGGTGGAGATGGTGCTGAAGGACATGGCCGCGGCCCTGCCGGATTTTCATTACGCGGCCCTGCGTTACTTTAACGTGGCCGGGGCGGACAGGGGGGGGCGCATCGGACAATGCTATCCGCAGGCAACCCACCTGATCACCCTGGCGTTGCGCGCCGCCCTGGGCTTGCGTCCGGAACTGGCGGTGTTCGGTACGGATTATCCCACCACGGATGGAACGGCCGTGCGTGACTACATTGACATTGAAGACATCGCCGCCGTGCATGTGCACGCGCTTGATGCCCTGTTGGAACGCCCCGGAAACCTGGTTATGAACTGCGGATATGGTCACGGTTTCTCTGTGAATGAAGTGGTTCGGACCGTAAAGCAGGTGACGGGCGTTGATTTCCCCGTGCGTAAGGCCGGCCGCCGGCAAGGAGATCCTCCCGTATTGGTGGCGGATTCCAGCCGGGCGCGTAAAGAACTGAATTGGTCGCCCCTGCATGACAACCTGGAAAAAATCGTTCGCGCGGCATGGGCATGGGAGCAGAAACTTCATTCCGGGAAGGCGAAAAAATGA
- a CDS encoding succinate dehydrogenase iron-sulfur subunit: MKESVIVKILRYQPAKDEKPRWRTYRLDVSGDSTILDILNEIHWHHDGTLAYRRSCRSAICGSCAMKVNGRNVLACETPMHQFRGHKLKIEPLPGFPIIKDLIVDMEGFFDKLQRVKPYMVVDKPIPDKEFLQSPEAFSRIRESAYCILCGACTSSCPSLWANENYLGPAALLKAYRFIFDSRDDGTDERLDIINDRNGLWRCHTIFNCVEACPKHIDITGCISHLKNRVVDNSL; encoded by the coding sequence ATGAAAGAATCAGTCATTGTAAAGATACTGCGTTATCAACCGGCAAAGGATGAAAAACCCCGTTGGCGGACGTATCGCCTAGATGTGTCCGGGGATTCCACCATCCTGGATATCCTGAACGAGATCCATTGGCACCACGATGGGACCCTGGCCTACCGGCGTTCCTGTCGCAGTGCCATTTGTGGATCATGCGCCATGAAGGTCAACGGGCGAAACGTGCTTGCCTGCGAAACCCCGATGCATCAGTTCCGGGGCCACAAGCTGAAGATCGAACCTTTGCCCGGTTTTCCCATTATTAAAGACCTGATTGTGGATATGGAAGGATTTTTTGACAAACTGCAGCGGGTAAAACCGTACATGGTCGTCGACAAGCCGATACCGGACAAGGAGTTTCTCCAGAGTCCCGAGGCGTTTTCCCGTATTCGGGAATCCGCGTACTGTATTCTGTGCGGAGCGTGTACCTCATCCTGTCCCAGCCTCTGGGCCAATGAGAACTACCTGGGGCCGGCCGCCCTGCTGAAAGCCTATCGCTTCATTTTCGACAGCCGGGATGACGGCACGGACGAACGCCTGGATATCATTAACGATCGCAACGGTTTGTGGCGGTGCCACACCATTTTCAATTGTGTGGAGGCGTGCCCGAAACACATCGACATCACCGGTTGTATTTCCCACCTGAAGAACCGGGTGGTGGACAACTCACTGTGA
- the sdhA gene encoding succinate dehydrogenase flavoprotein subunit: MHQIDAVVVGAGLAGLRAALELARNGIEVAVLTKVYPTRSHSGAAQGGIAAALANVAEDSLELHMFDTIKGSDYLGDQNVIELFVQEARKTVYDFEHLGVPFSRTEDGRINQRPFGGHSSPRACFSADITGHVLLHTLYEQCVRHRVHFFNEFQAVSLMIEDHVSRGVVAWDIRHGGLHVFHAKAVLLATGGYGRAFKITSNAHANTGDSLSLILEAGLPLEDMEFVQFHPTGLYKHGILLSEAARGEGGYLLNGKGDRFMATYAREKMELAPRDLVSRAEQTEINEGRGVGGMDYVYLDLRHLGREKIMDRLPQVWELALNYLKVDAIEAPVPIQPTAHYSMGGIPANIHTEVIFNAAGDVVTGLYTAGEASCLSLHGANRLGTNSLQDAATFGRLAGGRMTGFIRQAGFSPVSSNPLDRATERIERLISGGNGTERHARLREELQENMTRHAGVFRNAEGLGQLQKTVRELQQRYRNVRIDDADQPFNLDLIEALEVGHLLNFSEVIVEGALVRTESRGAHFRTDYPKRDDQKWLAHTLAWKTDSGVRLSHDKEVVIYMDRFPPQERKY, translated from the coding sequence ATGCACCAGATCGATGCCGTGGTTGTGGGCGCCGGGCTCGCCGGTCTCCGGGCCGCGCTGGAACTGGCCCGCAACGGCATCGAGGTGGCGGTGCTGACCAAAGTCTATCCCACCCGCTCCCATTCCGGGGCCGCACAGGGCGGCATTGCCGCGGCCCTGGCCAATGTGGCGGAAGACTCCCTGGAACTGCACATGTTCGACACGATCAAGGGCAGCGACTACCTGGGAGACCAGAATGTGATTGAGCTGTTCGTGCAGGAAGCGCGCAAAACCGTGTATGATTTCGAGCATCTGGGTGTACCGTTCTCCCGAACAGAAGACGGACGCATCAATCAGCGGCCGTTCGGCGGACACAGCTCCCCCCGCGCCTGCTTTTCCGCCGACATTACCGGGCATGTGTTGCTTCATACCCTGTACGAACAATGCGTGCGCCACCGCGTGCATTTTTTCAACGAGTTCCAGGCGGTGTCTTTGATGATCGAGGACCATGTATCCCGCGGCGTCGTGGCCTGGGACATCCGCCACGGGGGATTGCACGTGTTTCACGCCAAAGCCGTGCTGTTGGCCACGGGCGGTTACGGCCGCGCATTTAAAATCACATCCAACGCGCATGCCAATACCGGGGACAGCCTGTCTCTGATCCTGGAGGCCGGGCTGCCGCTGGAAGATATGGAGTTCGTTCAATTTCATCCCACCGGCCTGTACAAGCACGGTATCCTGTTGTCTGAGGCGGCTCGCGGAGAAGGCGGCTACCTCTTAAACGGCAAGGGAGACCGCTTCATGGCAACCTATGCCAGGGAAAAGATGGAACTGGCTCCGCGCGACTTGGTTTCCCGGGCCGAGCAAACGGAAATCAACGAGGGCCGGGGTGTGGGCGGCATGGATTATGTCTATCTGGACCTGCGCCACCTGGGGCGGGAAAAGATCATGGACCGCCTGCCCCAGGTATGGGAACTGGCCTTGAACTACCTCAAGGTGGATGCCATTGAAGCCCCGGTTCCCATTCAGCCCACGGCCCATTACTCCATGGGAGGAATCCCGGCCAACATCCATACGGAAGTGATTTTCAATGCGGCCGGAGACGTGGTCACGGGCCTGTACACCGCCGGGGAGGCTTCCTGCCTGTCGCTTCACGGGGCCAATCGACTGGGAACCAACTCTCTCCAGGACGCCGCCACTTTCGGGCGGTTGGCCGGCGGGCGCATGACCGGTTTTATTCGTCAAGCCGGATTTTCCCCTGTGTCTTCCAATCCCCTGGATCGAGCGACAGAACGAATCGAGCGTTTGATCTCGGGAGGCAACGGAACGGAAAGGCACGCGCGGCTTCGGGAAGAACTCCAGGAAAACATGACCCGTCACGCCGGTGTGTTCCGTAACGCCGAGGGCCTGGGGCAATTGCAGAAAACGGTTCGGGAACTCCAGCAGCGTTACCGCAATGTTCGCATAGACGATGCGGACCAGCCTTTTAATCTGGACCTCATCGAAGCCCTGGAAGTGGGGCATCTGTTGAATTTCTCCGAGGTCATCGTAGAAGGGGCGCTGGTACGGACCGAGTCCCGGGGCGCGCATTTCCGTACAGATTATCCCAAGCGGGACGATCAGAAATGGTTGGCACATACCCTGGCCTGGAAAACCGATTCAGGAGTTCGCTTGAGTCATGACAAGGAAGTTGTGATTTATATGGATCGCTTCCCGCCCCAGGAACGCAAGTACTAG
- the sdhD gene encoding succinate dehydrogenase, hydrophobic membrane anchor protein produces the protein MPGKNYRETSRRGGMLWLLQRVSAVVIFVLLIIHYVTYHFIGDGTITYDRIIAKMASPWFNLAQILFLVTALFHGLNGVWMVTEDYIHQRAPRLVLAAILLLLGLLLLYGGTSTVLNAGYPGGVSQ, from the coding sequence ATGCCGGGAAAAAACTATCGTGAAACTTCGCGCCGGGGCGGAATGCTCTGGTTGCTGCAACGTGTATCGGCAGTGGTTATTTTTGTGTTGCTGATCATCCATTACGTGACCTATCACTTCATTGGTGACGGGACCATAACTTATGACAGGATCATTGCCAAGATGGCTTCACCCTGGTTCAACCTTGCCCAGATCCTGTTTCTTGTCACCGCGCTTTTCCACGGCCTGAACGGCGTGTGGATGGTGACGGAAGACTATATTCACCAGCGGGCGCCACGCCTGGTGCTGGCCGCGATTCTTTTACTGCTGGGTTTGCTCCTGCTTTACGGAGGTACTTCGACTGTACTGAACGCGGGTTATCCCGGAGGAGTATCACAATGA
- the sdhC gene encoding succinate dehydrogenase, cytochrome b556 subunit → MYKPRKPYDLSYTHFVGSWAWLLHRLSGLALIFYLCLHVWVIHTLTLGPESFNKLMAFLTSPLFRILEAGLWGVILYHAFNGVRVIIVDFFGGSLAQKKLFFVLIAVAFLLWAAGSAVIIGHIH, encoded by the coding sequence TTGTACAAACCGCGAAAACCCTATGATTTGTCCTACACACATTTTGTCGGCTCATGGGCCTGGCTTTTGCACCGATTGTCGGGACTGGCGCTGATCTTCTACCTTTGCTTGCATGTCTGGGTCATTCATACCCTCACACTGGGTCCGGAATCTTTTAACAAGCTGATGGCCTTTCTCACGTCTCCGCTTTTCCGCATCCTGGAAGCGGGGCTGTGGGGCGTCATCCTGTACCATGCCTTTAACGGAGTCCGGGTGATCATCGTGGATTTCTTCGGCGGGTCCCTGGCCCAGAAGAAACTGTTCTTTGTTTTGATCGCCGTGGCCTTTCTGTTGTGGGCTGCGGGCAGTGCGGTCATTATCGGCCATATTCACTGA
- a CDS encoding GGDEF domain-containing protein, which produces MTGEMPATPAEPLDPENLAELQIRDKNRWLINLRWVFAGILVLLWGLVSLFPQPGFAHPDQLLLVVALLIMGNLMLLWWLQKPACASGNAYRHLYQLTSLQLDFDLAAIAIVVYLTHPVNNPLWVLFIFHIVVSVFFLVFEKALRNTLAIMFLFTLFVLLSDGLLLSQAQLIRLLLSNLLFLLAFLLSYRTARHAFRKERLFQDLLEKTRELSVADGLTGLFNQTHFFHLLTKQITESRARNRPFSLVIFDVDNFKNYNDRNGHIRGSLALQQLGKIMKRAFRKSDILAKYGGDEFVMILPGTDKVGAYLAAERLRERVEKEVFSGGEFQPQGRVTISLGISSFPEHGDTEDTVLDRADRAMYVSKETGRNRTTIYSSDLENLDLEDV; this is translated from the coding sequence ATGACCGGCGAGATGCCCGCAACGCCTGCCGAACCGCTGGACCCCGAAAACCTGGCGGAGTTGCAGATACGAGACAAAAACCGCTGGCTGATCAACCTGCGCTGGGTTTTCGCGGGTATCCTCGTTTTGCTGTGGGGACTGGTATCACTCTTTCCGCAACCCGGATTCGCTCACCCGGACCAACTCCTCCTGGTTGTTGCACTGTTGATCATGGGCAACCTGATGCTGCTGTGGTGGTTGCAAAAACCCGCATGCGCATCCGGAAACGCCTACCGCCACCTGTACCAGCTAACCTCCCTGCAATTGGACTTTGACCTGGCGGCGATCGCAATCGTGGTGTACTTGACCCACCCCGTCAACAACCCGCTCTGGGTTCTCTTTATTTTCCACATCGTGGTTTCCGTGTTTTTTCTGGTTTTTGAGAAAGCGTTGCGCAACACCCTGGCCATCATGTTTTTGTTCACACTGTTCGTGTTGCTGAGCGACGGGCTGTTGCTTTCTCAAGCGCAGTTGATCCGGCTGTTGTTGAGCAACCTGCTTTTCCTACTGGCTTTCCTGCTCTCTTACAGAACGGCCCGCCACGCCTTCCGCAAGGAGAGGCTTTTTCAGGATCTGCTGGAGAAAACACGGGAACTATCGGTAGCCGACGGCTTGACCGGCCTGTTCAACCAGACCCACTTTTTTCATTTACTCACGAAACAGATCACGGAATCCCGCGCACGGAACCGTCCATTCTCTCTGGTCATTTTCGATGTAGATAACTTCAAGAACTACAATGACCGTAATGGACACATCCGTGGTTCCCTCGCCCTGCAACAGCTGGGAAAAATCATGAAGCGTGCTTTCCGCAAAAGCGACATTCTGGCAAAATACGGAGGAGACGAATTCGTAATGATTCTGCCGGGAACAGATAAGGTCGGAGCTTACCTGGCCGCGGAGCGATTGAGGGAGCGGGTGGAAAAAGAAGTGTTCAGCGGAGGTGAATTTCAGCCTCAGGGCCGGGTGACCATCTCGTTGGGCATCTCCAGCTTCCCCGAACACGGGGACACGGAAGACACCGTTCTCGACCGCGCGGACCGGGCCATGTACGTTTCAAAGGAAACCGGCCGCAACCGCACCACCATTTACTCGTCCGATCTGGAGAACCTGGACCTGGAAGATGTTTGA
- a CDS encoding nitroreductase — translation MDLEKVLKTRRSLRALEQVSVSVSDVEEMVRAASLAPSCFNNQPWRFVFVRDQARLEALKQVFSKGNEWAHHASLVIAVCARKKDDCVVKGREYYLFDTGMATALLMLKATELGLVAHAIAGFKTDLVREILEIPQDQMLVTLLICGQRAKNPEDLLNASQLVSERERPERHPLKKIMLLERYSEE, via the coding sequence ATGGATCTGGAAAAGGTTTTGAAAACGAGGCGCTCTTTGCGTGCGCTTGAGCAGGTATCCGTAAGCGTATCGGATGTCGAGGAAATGGTCCGGGCGGCTTCATTGGCCCCTTCCTGCTTTAACAATCAGCCCTGGCGGTTCGTGTTCGTCCGGGATCAGGCCCGGTTGGAAGCGCTGAAGCAGGTTTTCTCAAAAGGCAACGAATGGGCTCATCATGCTTCGCTCGTGATCGCGGTTTGTGCCCGCAAGAAAGATGATTGCGTCGTGAAAGGGCGGGAGTACTACCTCTTTGATACCGGTATGGCCACGGCCCTGCTTATGCTGAAAGCCACGGAGCTGGGGCTGGTGGCCCATGCCATCGCCGGATTCAAGACAGATCTCGTGCGTGAAATCCTGGAAATTCCGCAGGATCAGATGTTGGTTACGCTGTTAATTTGTGGACAGAGGGCAAAAAACCCTGAAGATTTGTTGAACGCGTCTCAACTGGTCAGCGAGCGCGAACGACCCGAGCGCCATCCTTTGAAAAAGATCATGTTGCTGGAGCGATATTCCGAGGAGTGA
- a CDS encoding aminoacyl-histidine dipeptidase yields the protein MNINHAKTQEILDVFEKIAAIPRCSKHEEKIGRWLMDWAAENEFPARMDDVGNIVIEVPASPGYEDVLSVVLQGHQDIVCEKTKTSTHDFSKDPIRFVYDGDWLTADETTLGADNGIAIAMAMVMATDKDTPHPPLELLFTVDEETGLTGANALQPGFIKGKILINIDSEDEGIFTVGCAGGINTSLSLPMVPVDLGQKHVTLRLEAGNMKGGHSGIDIALGKANAIIVMGRLLREVAKSVKFLLVDIKGGSAHNAIPRDCEAIIAVPEEAREQVTGIVRDFEAVVKKEYRSNEPNLFLSAEKIDPPGAGAYSSATTSRAIQMILAMPHGVAAMSPDIEGLVETSNNFANIRIEENIMRVLSSQRSSVMSRLEAHTARIESVALLAGGHALSGEGYPPWPPDMDSALLKRSIKVYQKLFNKEPVVEVIHAGLECGIIGDKYPGMDMISIGPTLKYPHSPDEKVSVSDIGKIWDFVAALFADLKSEA from the coding sequence ATGAATATCAACCACGCCAAGACCCAGGAGATCCTGGATGTTTTCGAAAAGATCGCGGCCATCCCCCGGTGTTCCAAGCACGAGGAAAAGATCGGTCGCTGGCTTATGGACTGGGCGGCCGAAAACGAGTTTCCCGCCCGCATGGATGATGTAGGCAACATCGTTATTGAGGTTCCGGCTTCGCCGGGATACGAGGATGTGCTCTCGGTTGTATTGCAAGGCCATCAGGACATCGTGTGCGAGAAAACCAAGACATCCACTCACGATTTTTCCAAAGATCCCATTCGCTTTGTATATGACGGGGATTGGCTTACGGCGGACGAAACCACGCTTGGTGCCGACAATGGAATCGCCATCGCCATGGCCATGGTCATGGCCACGGATAAAGACACACCCCATCCCCCCCTGGAGTTGCTGTTTACAGTTGATGAAGAAACCGGCCTGACCGGGGCCAATGCGCTGCAGCCCGGTTTCATCAAGGGCAAGATCCTCATCAACATCGATTCCGAAGACGAAGGCATCTTTACCGTCGGCTGTGCCGGCGGCATCAACACTTCCCTTAGCCTGCCCATGGTTCCAGTTGATCTTGGGCAAAAACACGTAACCTTGAGGCTTGAGGCCGGCAACATGAAAGGCGGCCATTCCGGCATCGACATCGCCCTGGGCAAGGCAAACGCCATTATCGTCATGGGCCGGCTGCTTCGCGAAGTGGCCAAGTCGGTCAAGTTCCTGTTGGTAGACATCAAGGGCGGAAGCGCGCACAACGCCATCCCGCGCGATTGCGAAGCCATAATCGCGGTGCCGGAGGAAGCCCGTGAACAGGTCACCGGGATTGTCCGGGATTTCGAAGCCGTGGTGAAAAAAGAGTATCGCAGCAATGAACCCAACCTCTTCCTGAGTGCGGAAAAAATTGATCCGCCTGGAGCTGGAGCCTACTCCAGCGCCACCACCTCGCGGGCCATCCAGATGATTCTGGCCATGCCCCACGGCGTAGCCGCCATGTCTCCGGACATTGAAGGACTGGTAGAAACTTCCAACAACTTCGCCAATATCCGCATTGAAGAAAACATCATGCGCGTTCTGAGCAGCCAGCGGAGCTCTGTGATGTCCCGCTTGGAAGCCCATACCGCCCGTATTGAGTCGGTCGCACTGCTGGCGGGCGGTCACGCCCTGAGCGGTGAAGGCTATCCACCCTGGCCGCCCGACATGGATTCCGCCCTGTTGAAGCGCAGCATCAAAGTGTACCAGAAACTGTTCAACAAGGAGCCCGTGGTCGAAGTGATCCACGCCGGTCTGGAATGCGGCATAATCGGGGACAAATACCCGGGCATGGACATGATCTCAATCGGCCCCACCCTCAAGTATCCCCATTCCCCTGACGAAAAAGTATCCGTCAGTGACATCGGCAAAATCTGGGACTTCGTGGCAGCGCTGTTTGCGGACCTCAAGTCCGAAGCGTAA
- a CDS encoding helix-turn-helix domain-containing protein, which produces MEKVGEALREIRVSHECSLEELSRRTRISERVLSEMEAGDFHSVRGQFYRHHFIREYLRALGEDPASFLARYPIQPPSSPTGEGHAAHTVEKIQVYRFRRRYRLRFLLVVLLLVVAAAFLFATNRNRVFNWFAAAPDFHLTGAAFEPGWMQPGLQTPVEPRRKGSLCTWLDQETRVWGVATPPAAIYARFSSRCWAQVRRGGRVEISRVFLPGEEFVVNGYDLQLSLGDPSVVKLTLNGREESGYRSQSHPVTVRVQPLSPFQTQTHEHDPVP; this is translated from the coding sequence ATGGAGAAAGTCGGAGAGGCTTTGCGGGAGATCCGCGTCAGTCACGAGTGTTCCCTGGAGGAACTTTCCCGCCGTACCCGGATATCTGAACGCGTACTCTCGGAAATGGAAGCGGGTGATTTTCATTCCGTTCGGGGGCAGTTTTATCGCCATCATTTTATCCGTGAGTACCTGCGGGCTTTGGGAGAGGATCCCGCATCGTTTTTGGCCCGGTACCCGATTCAACCGCCTTCCTCTCCAACCGGAGAAGGCCATGCCGCCCATACTGTTGAGAAAATCCAGGTATATCGGTTCCGTCGCCGCTACCGGCTGAGGTTCCTGCTGGTTGTATTGCTGCTGGTGGTTGCCGCGGCATTTCTCTTTGCGACAAACCGCAATCGTGTGTTTAACTGGTTTGCCGCTGCGCCCGATTTCCACTTAACCGGCGCGGCTTTTGAGCCGGGATGGATGCAGCCCGGATTGCAAACGCCTGTCGAGCCCCGGCGTAAAGGCAGTCTTTGCACCTGGTTGGATCAGGAAACCCGGGTCTGGGGTGTTGCCACCCCTCCCGCCGCCATATATGCACGGTTTTCCTCCCGCTGCTGGGCGCAGGTTCGCCGCGGGGGGCGGGTGGAGATATCGCGGGTGTTTCTGCCCGGTGAAGAATTCGTGGTGAATGGATACGATCTTCAACTCAGCCTGGGAGATCCCTCGGTGGTCAAGCTGACCTTGAACGGGCGGGAGGAATCCGGTTATCGGTCACAGAGCCACCCGGTAACGGTCCGTGTACAACCCCTTTCTCCATTCCAAACACAGACTCATGAGCACGATCCTGTCCCGTAA
- a CDS encoding YitT family protein: MNANIRHMFAWKQARDMVKIVLGSLIMGLGYALFLIPHHLVPGGVSGIAIILNYFFNLPVGILIMIFNIPVFVLGIRVMGSRYGVKSLFGMVLSSLLIDFFYEILKLPGATDNPLLAAIYSGVCIGVGLGIIFRSKASTGGTDTLGQVISKWTGMTVGMAIMAVDFVIISASGLSFRSWEAPLYGYIVLYISTWVIDRILEGWNHSKMVFINSNKGKQIEEFILFSLHRGGTALKSRSMYLKRDRELLMSVIHRKQIPELREFVKEIDPEAFVVISDTYAVLGKGFRSQLMS, encoded by the coding sequence ATGAACGCGAATATCAGACATATGTTTGCCTGGAAGCAAGCCAGGGACATGGTCAAGATCGTGCTGGGGAGCCTGATTATGGGACTGGGCTACGCCTTGTTCCTGATTCCTCATCACCTGGTTCCGGGAGGCGTTTCCGGCATTGCCATTATCCTGAACTATTTTTTCAACCTTCCGGTCGGCATCCTCATTATGATTTTCAATATCCCGGTTTTTGTCCTGGGAATCCGGGTGATGGGCAGTCGTTACGGGGTCAAGAGTTTGTTTGGCATGGTGCTCTCTTCCCTGCTGATCGACTTTTTTTACGAGATTCTGAAACTGCCGGGCGCCACGGACAACCCCCTGCTGGCTGCCATCTATTCGGGGGTGTGCATCGGTGTCGGGCTGGGAATCATTTTTCGCAGCAAGGCGTCCACCGGGGGTACCGATACCCTGGGGCAGGTCATCAGCAAGTGGACGGGAATGACGGTGGGAATGGCCATCATGGCAGTGGATTTCGTGATCATTTCCGCATCGGGGCTGTCGTTCCGTTCGTGGGAAGCGCCCCTTTATGGCTACATTGTGCTGTATATTTCCACCTGGGTGATCGACCGCATCCTGGAGGGATGGAATCACAGCAAGATGGTCTTTATCAACTCAAACAAGGGCAAACAGATCGAGGAGTTTATCCTGTTTTCTCTGCACCGCGGAGGAACGGCGTTGAAATCCCGTTCCATGTATCTCAAACGCGACCGGGAACTCCTCATGTCCGTGATCCATCGCAAGCAGATTCCCGAGTTGCGTGAGTTCGTCAAAGAGATCGATCCCGAGGCTTTTGTGGTGATTTCCGACACCTATGCAGTGCTGGGGAAAGGGTTTCGCTCCCAGCTCATGTCTTAG
- a CDS encoding GDP-L-fucose synthase → MNREKKVFVTGHRGLVGSAMVRRLKHEGYTNILTRTHNELNLENQADVNAFFKKERPDYVVLAAAKVGGIWANKTQPAEFIFSNLSIAVNVVDAAYRFKVQKLMFLGSSCIYPKLAPQPLKEEYLLTSPLEPTNEAYAIAKIAGLKMCRYYNEQYGTNFISVMPTNLFGPNDNYDLKSSHVLPAMIRKFHLARCLEREDWADLRRDLSHRPVDGVTGQSDENDIQGILKKHGIRSGGKDVQVILWGSGSPKREFLYVDDLADALLFLMENFNYSDVGEIINIGSGEDLSIRELAEMVAVIVGFSGNINWDTKKPDGTPQKLLDVSRLRNLGWSPGHELEAAIRTTYVNYRSCTCL, encoded by the coding sequence CTGAACCGCGAGAAAAAAGTTTTCGTGACCGGACACAGAGGCCTGGTAGGCTCAGCGATGGTACGCCGATTAAAACATGAAGGGTACACAAACATCCTCACCCGTACCCACAACGAGCTCAACCTTGAAAACCAAGCTGACGTAAATGCCTTTTTTAAAAAAGAAAGACCCGACTATGTTGTCCTGGCTGCCGCCAAAGTCGGTGGCATTTGGGCCAACAAAACCCAGCCTGCTGAGTTCATTTTCAGCAACCTTTCGATTGCCGTCAATGTGGTGGATGCCGCTTATCGATTCAAAGTTCAGAAACTCATGTTCCTTGGCAGTTCTTGCATCTATCCAAAACTAGCTCCACAGCCTCTTAAGGAAGAGTACTTGCTCACTTCACCACTGGAACCCACAAATGAGGCCTACGCGATCGCCAAGATAGCCGGCCTGAAGATGTGTCGCTATTACAACGAACAATATGGCACCAACTTTATTTCCGTCATGCCAACTAACCTCTTCGGCCCAAACGATAATTATGATCTAAAATCATCCCATGTTCTTCCCGCAATGATCCGTAAATTCCACCTGGCGCGCTGCCTTGAACGCGAAGACTGGGCGGACCTGCGTCGTGATCTGTCGCATCGACCCGTGGATGGTGTGACTGGCCAAAGTGATGAGAATGATATTCAAGGCATCCTGAAGAAACATGGCATCCGCAGTGGGGGCAAAGACGTCCAGGTGATTTTATGGGGTTCCGGATCACCAAAACGCGAATTTCTGTACGTAGACGACCTGGCGGATGCCTTGCTGTTTCTCATGGAAAATTTCAACTACAGCGATGTGGGTGAAATCATCAACATCGGAAGCGGTGAAGATCTCTCTATCCGCGAATTGGCAGAGATGGTTGCGGTCATTGTGGGTTTTTCCGGTAACATTAATTGGGACACAAAGAAACCGGACGGCACCCCGCAAAAATTGTTGGATGTATCCCGCCTGCGCAATCTCGGCTGGTCGCCGGGGCATGAACTTGAAGCCGCGATTCGGACCACCTATGTAAATTACCGTTCATGTACTTGCTTATAG